attttagttattattcatgtatattagcCAATAACATAATGCAAATTTGATTGTCGTATCCTACAAAAGatcttttcttattatatattatttttatcaataataggtaataataaattttcaaaattcttaaataacTTAACTAAACGGATAATGAAACATATATCTTATTTGGTATTGAcatatttctaattatattacaaccaaaaatataaaatatatatttttagtattaaaaaaatatagttgtaTACAACATAATTTtgtaatacatatattttctcaaaaacaaTTGTAAGCAGTTTTTATAAAaggttattttataaaaataaagcatatttatttttataaaataagttcTCGTGCGACATTGCACGGGTTTCTTACCTAGTGACTCTAATAAGCAGTACAGTAAAAAGTATTACTTAGACAAACCatgaattttaacaaaaataaaatcttgcATCATCCATCATTCTATGTCACCCATCTGGTGCACTGCTGATAGTATGCAAAAGAAACTAACAGGCAAGAAAAGAATAGAAAACCAAGACAAGCCACAAAACAAGAAAGCAAACAAGTAAACATCTAACTTTACAAAACATGAGTAAACTGTTCACCATGTTGGCAATCAAAATACTTAATCACCTCCGCATccgcctccaccaccaccatctccAACACCGCCACCACCTCCTCCCCCTCCTCcacaaccaccaccacctcctcctcctcctcctcctcccccaCAACCACCACCTCCTCCACTACCGCCACTTCCTCCCCCTCCCCCACAACCTCCACCTCCACAACCACCAGAACTACCATAGATAACGGCTCCAGCAACTGATATGGCAGTGCCAGTGCCTGTCAGAATGACAAGATCTCCATCTTTGGTTCTATACACAGGCGTCCGGAGCTGCAGTGGCTGTGGTGGCCGTGGTAGAGGAGGCGGTGGAGAGGGAAGCTTAGTATTGCGGGTGATGATGCAGCCTATGGTTATAACCACCACTGCTAAAACAGCGCAGACAACAACTCAGATGACTAAGTTCTGTTGTGAAACTAAAGAATATAATCTGTGTATTCTTGtttctgtattattcataaacataaggagccctttatatataggaaattacaccgtcatagaataatggaaagactagaatatggaaatacaaatatggaaatagCACAAATCATACACCAATAAGGAAAAAGAAACTAGggtttgtctctctctctagccgccggctctctctttctctctctagggcgctgccgtctctctctctctctagggcgcggccgtctctctctctctctctaagtatgggccggttatggaccgggccggttatggaccgggccggttatggaccgggccggttatggacatccacaatatgatttataacactctcccttggatgccataaccatacagagtttgtaatacgctttagatgttgcctcattaaaaccttaccaggaaaatccagtgggacaaaaccatggtgaaggaaaaagagtacaacacgtattactccccctgttctgAACATCACTGAATGTCTTTCAgtctacgcatcccaatctgatgcgtaAGCTTTctgaacgtgcaggtaggaagtgatttggtgaacaggtcggctgagttgtcaCTGGAACGCACTTGGACGACTTGGACCTCGCCggctttctgaagctcgtgcgtgaagaagaacttaggcaatatgtgcttcgtccgGTCTCCTTTGATGTAGTCATCCTTAAGCTGAGCAATGcaagctgcattgtcctcatacatcatGGTTGGTGCGTCCTTTCCTTCGGACATCCCACAATCAACTCGAACATGTTGGGTCATGgacctcaaccaaacacatTCGCGGCTGGCTTCATGTATTGCCAAGATCtccgaatggtttgaagatgtggccacgatcgtctgcttcatggaacgccatgatatggcagttccaccatgtgtaaacacataacctgtctgtgatcgagcattgtgaGGATCCGagagataacctgcatcagctAAGCCAACTAATCCttctttgttatggttagtataaaataaatccaagtctttcgttccttgcaggtaacgaagaatatGCTTAATCTCGTTTcagtgcctttgggttggacaagagctaaacctagatagtaggttcacgaaaaaacatatatctggtcgtgtgtggctagccagatacatcaaagctcctatggcactgagatatggcacttcgggaccaaggacatcttcatcgtccatcttaggacggaacagatcagtgtccaggccgaggtacctcacgaccatggggctagataatgggtgagactcggtcatattgaatctcttgagtactttttgtgtatatgtcatttgatgcacaaggattccatctctTATGGACTCAAACAGAACTTTGTTTTTCCTAGATCTTatatctcgaattctttcttaagatattcaactgtttgggagatttctccagaggttcctaggatattcaaattatcaacatacactgctacaATCACAAAGTCCTGGCcaaatttctttataaagatacaagggcTGATCGGATCATTCTTGCATCCTTCTCTCACTTAgcctattgtaccacattcgacctgattgtttcaatccataaagtgacttattcaactttatacagtgtttttctcgagtactcgatttgtttttcaactttataccctctggtactttcacaaaaatttcattatccagtggcccatataaatatgcagttacaacatccattaaccacaagtctaatttctctcttatagccagatttatcaggaatctaaaagtagtagcatccaccacaggggagtatatctcctcataatctattcctggtctctgtgagaatccttgtgcatcaagtcgtgctttatatctcacaacttcaccatgttcatttcttttcctcacaaagacccacttatagccgactggtttaacatcatatggtgtccggactattggtccaaagacatctctcttctttaaagagtttaactccacgtttatagtttctttccatttgatccaatctgatcgttgagtgcactctAAGATAGAcatgggttcatgatcctcattatcatccatgatttcaagtgctacattgcatgcaaatatatcatcagtgtcgacattctttctgttccattgtatcccagacaagacataatttattgagatctcattattatcagggccttcagtaccttgaatcttggcgtcccaagaatcagTGTTAGATACATCAGGGCCGGCCGCATCAAAGATCTTATGATCGGCGGCGATcgctattagggttttgggatcggCCGCGGCTAAGTCCAGGGATTTAGGAACGGCCGCGGTCGCGTCTAGGGTTTCAACAACCTCGGTTTCATTCTCTGCAGCTTTCttagttttccgagggttcttatctttggaacctattggtctaccatgTTTCAAACGTTTTCTAGAAGCAACatgattgtgtccctcttgaacatcaattcgaattggtgcattagcagctggtatatatgacttagtcactcttttcgggtcagcaaaggaatctggcaattgattagctagcttttgtaaatgtataatcttttggacttttaaatcacattcctgagtccgaggatcttgccaagataaggatgtttgattccatgtaatttcttttaccatcttactgctatctccccctaatgttggatgttcggattcatcaaagtgacaatccgcatacctggccttaaacaaatcacccgtagttggctcaaggtattttataatcgtgggagaatcatatccaacatatatcctcatcctcctttgaggtccaatctttgttctctgtggtggtgcgATTGGCACATAGACGGCACAgccaaatgtcttaagatgggatatgtctggctcatgacccttAAGCAATTGTAATGGAGAATATATATGTTCACTAGACGGTCTTATACGAATCAGTTCGGCCGCGTGCAAgaccgcatgtccccaagctgaaACCGGAATGGTATAGCTATTAGCTGAATTCGTTTAATgaatgattctgccaagccgttctgtgtatgtacatgtgtcacggagtgttccacacttacccccatggacatacagtaatcattaaatgcttgggacgtgaactcaccagcccAACACTTTCTCTTTCAAAGTATGGCCgtttgtattcaaaatcaacTTTCGCATCATGGTCGAACCGGGATGACCAAGCCGGTCATGCCAGAAAGTAAAATTCTCGGTGGCCACACGGTTTAATATGGcattagcctctatcataccgACCTTAGCATAGTACAGGCCAGTAGAGAGTGCATGTATAATCTCTAGGATTTTCTTATAGCATTGGCCGATCTCaatgatctga
This region of Brassica napus cultivar Da-Ae chromosome C5, Da-Ae, whole genome shotgun sequence genomic DNA includes:
- the LOC106410581 gene encoding protein FAM98B-like, with translation MNSELRPPGTTPLPEVHTAVEAKKESNHVQGDSQHGRGRGKWHGRGGQGRNSFGRGQGNSYGGRGHGRGRGVVVCAVLAVVVITIGCIITRNTKLPSPPPPLPRPPQPLQLRTPVYRTKDGDLVILTGTGTAISVAGAVIYGSSGGCGGGGCGGGGGSGGSGGGGGCGGGGGGGGGGGGCGGGGGGGGGVGDGGGGGGCGGD